The Fusarium oxysporum Fo47 chromosome II, complete sequence genome includes a region encoding these proteins:
- a CDS encoding uncharacterized protein (expressed protein), which produces MCLPFRRSQPRYSSGGGGMMGARPVKVVHHHHHGGGRMGGGMGGGGMMGGMGGGRRMGGGMGGMMGGGRRMGGRRC; this is translated from the coding sequence ATGTGTCTCCCCTTCCGAAGAAGCCAACCCCGCTATAGCTCCGGCGGCGGCGGAATGATGGGTGCTCGCCCAGTCAAGGTAgttcaccaccatcaccacgGTGGAGGTCGCATGGGTGGAGGCATGGGAGGCGGCGGTATGATGGGAGGAATGGGAGGTGGACGACGCATGGGTGGAGGCATGGGAGGCATGATGGGCGGTGGTAGAAGAATGGGAGGACGACGATGCTAG
- a CDS encoding serine carboxypeptidase S28-domain-containing protein, translating into MRSLKPPRDLYLYQNNNIFLSPENMWFAGCASAALLALTARGSAYSIPALSARASSDSGSIKVHNISVPVDHFHNETKYEPHSDKKFPLRYWFDAQHYREGGPVIILASGETSGEDRIPFLEHGILKMLANATGGVGVILEHRYYGTSFPVPDLKTKNLRFLSTEQALADTAYFAEHVKFPGLEKHNLTASNTPYIIYGGSYAGAFAAFARKIYPEVFWGGISSSGVTEAIIDYWEYFEAARLFAPGDCAKVTQKLTQVVDKILTGSDKEEKKQLKIAFGLLGLRDDDFASTISRGIQGLQGNNWDPAQDSPDFGIYCGSVSSDALLYASTRPLTLYVKKWLSAHANKNDVKYLTNRFLNYIGYMRSNVESDKQGGCQGQTVNECYSIREMYSSTSLNPASSGRQWTYQTCTQWGYWQTGSGVPKNQLPLVSRLVDVEFSTIPCRQEFNITAEPDVASINKLGGWNFSYPRVAFIDGEYDPWRAATPHKIGLTPRKSTASEPFILIPYGVHHWDENGLDPNATEIGLPPPAVAKAQQDIVDFTKAWLEEYEKEKGKRANDL; encoded by the coding sequence ATGAGAAGCTTAAAGCCCCCCCGCGATTTATATCTTTaccaaaacaacaacataTTTCTATCACCAGAAAATATGTGGTTTGCTGGCTGCGCTTCCGCTGCCCTCTTGGCACTCACTGCCAGAGGAAGCGCGTACAGTATCCCCGCTCTGTCCGCTCGAGCCTCCTCAGACTCTGGATCCATAAAAGTTCACAATATCTCGGTTCCCGTCGATCATTTCCACAATGAGACCAAGTATGAACCTCACTCGGATAAGAAGTTTCCCTTGAGATATTGGTTCGATGCGCAGCATTATCGCGAGGGCGGACCGGTCATTATTCTCGCCTCTGGTGAGACTTCAGGCGAGGACAGAATTCCATTCCTCGAACATGGTATCCTGAAGATGCTGGCCAATGCGACTGGTGGTGTTGGAGTCATTCTCGAGCATCGTTACTATGGCACCAGTTTTCCTGTTCCGGAtctcaagacaaagaaccTGCGTTTCTTGTCCACTGAGCAGGCTCTCGCTGATACAGCTTACTTTGCCGAGCATGTCAAGTTTCCGGGTCTGGAGAAGCACAATTTGACCGCTTCCAACACGCCTTACATCATCTACGGTGGATCCTACGCTGGTGCCTTTGCTGCTTTCGCCAGAAAGATTTACCCTGAGGTCTTTTGGGGTGGcatctcctcttctggtGTCACCGAGGCTATCATCGACTACTGGGAGTACTTTGAGGCTGCACGCCTTTTCGCACCCGGCGACTGTGCCAAGGTCACACAAAAGCTCACTCAAGTCgtcgacaagatcctcaCTGGCAGCGacaaggaggagaagaaacagCTCAAGATTGCGTTTGGTCTCCTTGGTCTACGCGACGACGACTTCGCATCCACCATTTCCCGCGGTATCCAAGGGCTGCAAGGCAACAACTGGGACCCTGCACAGGACTCACCTGATTTCGGGATCTACTGTGGCAGTGTTTCTTCCGATGCTCTTCTCTACGCCAGCACTAGGCCTCTCACACTTTATGTCAAGAAGTGGCTCTCAGCTCATGCAAACAAGAACGACGTCAAGTATCTGACAAACCGTTTCCTCAACTACATCGGTTATATGAGGTCAAACGTTGAGTCTGATAAACAGGGAGGCTGTCAAGGCCAGACAGTGAATGAATGCTACTCTATTCGCGAAATGTATAGCAGCACTAGTCTTAACCCAGCATCCAGTGGACGTCAGTGGACCTATCAGACATGCACACAATGGGGATACTGGCAGACTGGCTCTGGAGTGCCTAAGAACCAGCTCCCTCTGGTCTCTCGCCTCGTCGACGTCGAGTTCAGCACCATTCCCTGCCGCCAGGAATTCAACATCACAGCTGAACCTGACGTCGCAtccatcaacaagctcgGTGGCTGGAACTTTAGCTACCCACGCGTGGCCTTCATCGACGGTGAATACGATCCTTGGAGAGCCGCTACACCTCACAAGATTGGTCTTACTCCCAGGAAGTCGACGGCCAGTGAACCATTTATCCTTATCCCGTACGGTGTTCACCATTGGGATGAGAATGGTCTGGACCCTAACGCCACTGAGATCGGACTCCCTCCTCCTGCAGTTGCCAAAGCTCAGCAGGATATTGTTGATTTCACCAAGGCTTGGTTGGAGGAgtatgagaaggagaaggggAAGCGTGCGAATGACCTTTAA
- a CDS encoding glycosyl hydrolase family 61-domain-containing protein, with protein MPSFTSKTLLAAVAGAMGVAAHGHVSSINVAGTVYDGYDASSAPYDQTPKTLIAWSTTASDNGFVAPDAFGTGDIICHRDAKNAKGHAKVKAGDQIYIKWDTWPESHKGPVIDMLASCGSAGCESVDKETLKFFKIDEAGLVKSGNPGTYASDELIANDNGWLIEIPENIKPGSYVLRHEIIALHAAGQENGAQNYPQCFNLEISGSGSELPEGTLGTELYKSTEKGIVFDLYNSPTSYPIPGPAMTIKAPKITQGKLAEKAKGTPTTGSGSGSDSGSGSGSAAPETPAQTEAPAAGTSAAAPVATSAAAEEPAAPVETSPAAQEPATPVQTEAPAATKPAKTGCKAKRGMKARRHARDLMN; from the coding sequence ACCTCCAAGACTCTTCTCGCCGCCGTTGCCGGTGCCATGGGCGTTGCTGCCCATGGTCACGTTTCCTCTATCAACGTTGCTGGCACCGTCTACGACGGCTACGACGCTAGCTCTGCTCCCTACGACCAGACCCCAAAGACCCTCATCGCCTGGTCCACCACCGCTTCCGATAACGGTTTCGTCGCCCCTGATGCCTTCGGCACCGGCGACATCATCTGCCACCGCGATGCTAAGAATGCCAAGGGCCacgccaaggtcaaggccgGTGACCAGATCTACATCAAGTGGGATACCTGGCCCGAGAGCCACAAGGGACCTGTCATTGACATGTTGGCCTCTTGCGGTTCTGCCGGCTGTGAGTCCGTCGACAAGGAGAccctcaagttcttcaagatcGACGAGGCTGGTCTTGTCAAGTCTGGTAACCCCGGTACTTATGCCTCTGACGAGCTGATTGCCAACGACAACGGCTGGCTCATCGAGATTCCCGAGAACATCAAGCCCGGTTCTTACGTTCTTCGTCACGAGATCATTGCTCTCCACGCCGCTGGTCAGGAGAACGGTGCTCAGAACTACCCCCAGTGCTTCAACCTCGAGATCTCTGGTTCCGGCTCTGAGCTCCCTGAGGGTACCCTCGGAACTGAGCTGTACAAGTCTACCGAGAAGGGTATTGTCTTCGATCTCTACAACAGCCCTACCAGCTACCCCATCCCCGGCCCTGCTATGACTATCAAGGCCCCCAAGATTACCCAGGGCAAGCTCgctgagaaggccaagggcaCCCCCACCACTGGCTCTGGCTCCGGTTCCGACTCTggttctggctctggctctgccGCCCCTGAGACCCCCGCCCAGACTGAGGCTCCCGCCGCTGGTACCTCCGCTGCCGCTCCTGTTGCCACTTCCGCTGCCGCTGAGGAGCCCGCTGCCCCCGTCGAGACATCCCCTGCTGCTCAAGAGCCTGCCACTCCTGTCCAGACTGAGGCTCCTGCTGCTACCAAGCCCGCCAAGACTGGCTGCAAGGCCAAGCGCGGCATGAAGGCCCGCCGTCACGCTCGTGACCTCATGAACTAA